In the genome of Candidatus Chromulinivoraceae bacterium, the window CTGCTACATTAAAGATCGCTGTTTCAACAAGTTGCAGACGATTTACTTTTCCGCCAGTAAAGAATGGGAAAGGGTCTTTGAGGTTTGAACCATATTCTTGCTGCACAAGAACACCAAGATCTGGATAGACAGATGGAATTTTGTCGGTCATTTCGCGTGGATATTCAAGCTCTACATTGACGCCTACTTTTCGTGGCTCACCTATCTTCTCAAATACCACGACCGTACTACTGAATGAGTTGTGGTTGGGGTGCACTTGATATAGCCCACTCTCAACTGTCGCAAGATAGGTAGGGCTAGGACTCTTCCCTTTTGTCGCAATCTCTAATGCGTCGTGACGATTGTTTGCCCCTTCGTATGTTTCTTCGATATTTTGTGGCTGCTCGGAGACGCTTGATTCAGTTGGAAGTGGGAGCACTTGTGTTTTAATGCCCGCCTTACGCATGCCACGGCTGACTGCGCTAAGTTTGATGGGGCTTTTACTACTCACATACGTTGCTGGCAAGCTTTTAAAGTATTGATCAATTTGGATAACGTCGCCGTCAATAACAATAGGCTGCATGCCGAGGATTTCATCGGCATAGCTGAGATCTGGCGCCGGTCGAAGGAGGAATATTTCGATATTTTGCTGGTAAGCAAACGCCATCTCCATGAGAGTATTGCCACCAATATAGCCCGCAACGCCCTTCTTTGCTTCGTTGTAAATAAACACCGCATCTGACTCGGTAATTTTGTCTAAGTGTTCCTTTATGAGAGTATTCTTAAGGCTTGCTCGCTCGGCATCCGAAAGTATATGATAGTCCACCTCACCTTCTCGTGGATTTGGAATATCAACTTCATAGCCAGCTTGGGCCAAGATTTTTTCCGCTTCTCTCATTCCTTCAATATGGTGCATTGATCCACAAATCGTCAGTTTCATATTATTAGCATACAATGATCTGCATTTCGAATGCGTTGTATTTTACATATTCTTCTCTTGAGGCGGCGGTATGGTATAATGAATTTCGTACATAAAGGGGCATAGCTCAGTTGGTAGAGCACTGGTCTCCAAAACCAGGTGTCGTAGGTTCGAGTCCTGCTGCCCCTGCCAAGCATAAGTACAATAGAAAGTCCTATTTCAAGGGCTTTTTGTTATTATAGGTCTATGATGAAAATGCGAGGATTCAACAAGAGACTATCTCCTAGAACTCTCATAGTAGTAGCGGCTATTTCGCTTATCGGAATTAGTATTAATGCATTCCTGCTAGGCGCTAACATAACAAATAAGCCGAAAGCCTCGAGTTATTCAGGATGCGTAGATGCGACTCTTCATTCAGATGGAATAGTTGAGGAAGCAGATCTAAGCTGTACGATGAAATATCAAGGAGCGTTAGATACTTGGGGTCGTGTGAATTACACGTACGGTATATTTGTTGTCTTACTGATAAGTATACTATTTGCTAACGTTTTCATAGCTAATCATAAAATACGTAAAAACCGACGGAGCAAACATTAATAGTTGCGATGTGTGTCCAAGAGAGGCTGCCATAGTATTTATGTTTTAAATACACTTCGTTCATGGAGTCTATTTTGATATAATTGCTCCATGTTTGGATCAGTCTTCACTACACTTCCCGAGATAGCCGATCGCACGTTCGACGAAAATGACTTAGCTTTCGCATTCTTAACAAAACAACCAATTACTCCTGGGCATTCGTTAATAGCTCCTAAGAGAGTCGTTGATAAATTCAGTGATCTGACGAACGCCGAGGAGCTTGCTATTCTTGATCTTGCTAAAAAAGTCAGACTTAAGCTTGAGAGTGTATTTCACGCAGAAGGCTTTAACTATGCTTGGAATGAAGGCAAAGAATATGGACAATCCGTCCCTCACTTTCATTTACATATAGTTCCACGAAGTAAACAAGACACCGGGATTACGGAATACGAGCCGCGTCAATTCTTGTATCGTCCTGGCAGCCGAGAAGACTCACCTGAAAACGAATTGAAGACCATTGCCGAATCATTGCGATAGCGTAGAGAAGTCCTAAATATGTCTATGTCACGAGGTGCTCTCAAATAGCATATACGTTGAAAAAATACGAGGCAAGGCTAGAAGAAATTCTTACGATCAATAAAAAGAAGTAATAACTAGGCAGCACAAGGAGACGTCAACTTTCGAAGTCCTTAGTCATCCCAGCTCAAGACAGACTATACAAAACGTACTATTTATGGTAATATAATAATAACATCTGTCCCCTTCTCTAGGAGAACTCATGCGTGTTGTTTGGACTATTCTATCGCTCGTAGGTGCTTGGGTGAGCTTCAACGCGTTGAAGCTGGCGCTGACCGCCGCTTCCAACCCTCCGCCCAACCTCCCCTATGAGGACCGCACACAGTACGTGAACGTAGCCTGGGTAGGGCTCGTCGTCCTGGTGGCGTTGACGACCGGCTCAATCTACAAGGCGGTTCGTTCATTCAAGAAGAGGTGATGATGCGCCCCGCAACTTTGTAGGCAGTAGTCCCGTGAAGTTGCGGGGCTATTTGCTTTTGTATACTAAGGAATGAGTACACGTCGCACGTCACCGCTGAGCGCGGTTAAAAGACTATAGTTAAATAGTGCGTGGTCATGGGCAATGAAGTCGACGGTGGTTCTATCGCCCGTAGTGTTACTAAATATCTCAACGACATCACCTACTTTTGCGGGTATTCCGTCAAGATTGATCATTGTATGGTTCATACACACCCTGCCCACGATAGGTGCGTAGCGATGCCCGATTTTAATAAGCCCTACATTGCTTAATGCACGCGGCACGCCTTCGTAATAACCGGCAGGAATAATGCCAAGTTTCATCTTCTTTGGGGCTTTATAGGTATAGTTATAGCTCACGCCATCACCCTTTTCTAATAGAATGACTTTAGTAACAGTACTCGTGAAACACAGGACGGGTTTAAGATCGTGTAGATTTTTATAGAAAGGGCTTGTAGCCGAAAACGGATTAATTCCATAAAGTCCTATTCCTAGCCGCATGGCGTTAGCATACTTTGAATGGACTTTTAGACTTCCGGCAGTCTGCGCAACGTGAAACAGTGTCGGCTTTCCGCCGGCATCCAGTACCGTCTCTACACATTCATCGAACAAGGTTACGGCCGCATCTACCGTCATAGAGTCTTCACCATCACTATCTGCCAGATGGCTCATAACCCCCTCTAGGTGCAGGTTCGGGTACGATAAGATAAGACGTACAAGTGCGTTGATCTCTGTACGCCTTACCCCGTAACGATTCATGCCAGTATTACACTCAAGATGAACTTTTATGGACTTACCGGTAGCCCCTAGGGCGTCGACAGTAGTAACATCCTGCACTACAAACGTAAAATCATCGTATTTCATACGGCCAAAGTTTATCGGAGAGATCGCCCCCATAACCAACACAGGCTGTTTGCTTACCTCACGAATGCGTAAAGCCTCAAAATAGCCATCGACGGCAATGTACGGAATATTAACATCTTTGAGCGACTGCGTAACGAGTGCCAGGCCATGTCCATATGCGTTCCCTTTCAATACAGGGATGATTTGCTTATCTGTCAAAGACGAAAAAAGTGATAAATTATGCCTGATAGCTGACTGCGAAACTTCGATTTGATTTTGTGGAATAAAATCTTGTTCGAATTGCCGTATGAATGAGTCAATAGATTTTCTAATAGACATGCTTATATTATACCTCTTGGACTCTACTACTACTTTGTAAATGACACAGAGATGTCTATAATGAAGCTTATGATTGACCTCTCTCTCGTAAAGCTTTACCAAAGCGCTCCTCAGGATATCCTAGCCGCAGTAAATTCGACCGATGGCGGGCTCAGTGCGGCTGAGGCCGAGGATCGTTTGAAGTTATACGGACTTAATAGTATTAGAAGTAAGAAGTTCAATGTCTGGAAGTTATTATGGCGACAGATCGGCGGCAACCCGCTTGTTATCATTCTTGCCTCTGCTACGGCTATATCGTATGCCACAGGTCAACACACGAGTGCATATTATATATTTGGCATGATTGTACTCAGTGCTGGTCTTGGATTTTGGAATGAGTTTGCCGCCGAACGTACGGTTCGTGACCTCTTAAAGCAAGTAGCGCTGATGGCTATTGTTAGTCGTGACGGTAAAAAAATGGAAGTTCCAGTACCCGAGCTCACGATTGGTGACGTGGTGTTTTTATCGCCGGGCTCTATTGTACCTGCCGACATGCGCCTACTCGAGGCTGAAAACCTAGAGCTAAACCAGTCGGCATTGACGGGAGAATCAAAAACCGTCTACAAGATGTCACGCGCTTTTACTGGGCAACCACAAGGTCTCAACGACTATACTAACATCGCATTTATGAGCACAACCGTGGCAAGCGGATTTGGTAAAGGTGTTGTTGTTGCTATAGGAAAAGAGACCGAATTCGGAAAAATAGCGCATGTAGCCTCGTTTATTAAGCCTGAAACAGAATTTCAGAAGGGATTACGCAAATTTGGCGAACTAATCGTAAAAGTCATTCTAATATTAACAGTAGCTATTTTTGGCATTAATTTTTTCCTGGGCCATGCGTTTATCGACTCGCTATTGTTTGCTCTTGCTATTGCAGTTGGCCTAACGCCTGAGTTATTACCGATTATTGTGACTATCAGCTTGTCACATGGTGCGGGAAAGCTTGCAAAAAAACATGTGATTTCTAAGCAGCTCATCGCTATTGAAAATCTTGGCAATATGGATATCCTCTGTACAGATAAAACCGGTACGCTAACTGAAGGACGTATCGTCGTAACAGGCACGTGGGGCTCTAACGGCAAAGAAGATCCCGATCTTATTGTTGCTGGCATTACATGCAATACGGCCATCCATCACCATAAAATTGTAGGTAACGCTATTGATGTTGCGCTCTGGGAAGCCGCAGACAAAGATCACATTAAGCCAGATGCTGGATCAAAAAAAGTATTCGAAGAGCCGTTTGATTACGAACGTCGCGCGATGTTTTGCGTAGTAGAAGAGCATGGCACACGCACGCTCATCGCAAAGGGTTCGCCAGACGCAATTTTAGCTCTATGTTCCAAGGAAGAGACGGAAGCGGCACATAAAAAAGTACAAGAATTTAATGAAAATGGACTGCGTCTTGTTGCTATTGCGACTAAAACCGTTCCAGCGAAAAAAGACTACGACTGGAAAGACATGGAGCACGCAACGTTTGACGGCTTTATCACATTTTTGGATGTTCCTAAAAAAACAGTTGCTTCCTCCATCAATAAAATGGAGAACCTTGGCGTTGAGCTTAAAATCGTAACGGGCGACAGCGACTTGGTCACAAAACATATCTGCGAGGAAGTTGGGGTGCCCGTTAAGGGCATCATTACTGGCGCTGATCTCATGAAACTAAGTAACACCGAGCAAACAAAAATCGTCCAAGAGTATACGGTTTTTGCCCGTGTATCACCAAGTCAAAAATTGCATATTATTGAATTACTTCGAGCTGCAGGGCACACAGTGGGCTATATGGGAGACGGTATTAACGATATTCCAGCGCTCCATAGTGCGGATGTTGGTATTTCAGTCAATACAGCTGTAGACGTTGCTAAGGATGCTGCACCTATTGTATTGCTGCGTAAGGGGCTGGATGTTATAGCAGAAGGAATTGTCGAAGGTCGTCGCACCTTTAGCAATACCATCAAATACATCTTGATGGGAACGAGCTCCAATTTTGGTAATATGTTTTCGGCTGCCGGTGCTTCGTTCTTTTTGCCGTTTTTACCAATGAGTCCAAGTCAGATTTTATTGAACAACACCCTGTACGATGTATCACAAGTGAGCATCCCAACTGATAACGTTGATCCCGAATCTCTTCGAAAGCCGCGTCACTGGGATATTAAGTTTATCAAATACTACATGCTCTTTTTTGGGCCGATAAGCTCTATTTACGACTTTTTAACCTTTGGCATGATGCTTTGGGTTTTCCATTCAGGACAGCAACTTTTCCAAACCGGCTGGTTTGTAGAATCACTCGCAACACAAGTACTAGTGGTATTTATTATTCGTACGTCACGCGTGCCGTTTTACAAAAGTAGGCCAAGCAAGTGGCTCACCATTACATGTTTGAGTGTTGTCGCATTGGGCCTTCTGCTGCCCTACTCCCCATTATCGGAGAGCTTAGGGTTTCAGATGCTGCCGCCGTTTTACTTTGCCTGTCTACTTTTGCTCGTTGGTACATACCTGTTGCTGGTTATGTACCTACGCAAAAAGTTCTTGCTACGGTTTGCCGTCTAACGCCGTGTCTACGAAGCAAAGATTGTAACAAAGCAAATCGCAAGAACAGCTAGTTGAGTGGCGACACCGGCCAGCGAGCTGACTTCGCGCTGGATTTTGCAGTGCCAGTCCCAATATTTAGTTACAAGATCGGTTCTCAAGCGCGGGAACAGGATCGTTACAACATCAAGATCAGGTGCACTGGCAAAAATAGCACCCAACACAATGTCGAGTCCGCGTTCTGGCTGCAGGTACAGCGCCAACGATATAATGGCAAGCCCTAACCCTATATCAAGTGGAATACGAAGATACGTTTTCCACGTAGGGTGATACGGGGCCATTGTTTCCTGCCAGTGTGGGATGCTGTCGAGTAGAAAATGGCTTGCTATAGCTGCAGGCACCACAAGAAGCGGTTCTCCTAGGACAATACCGAGTGTGACTCCGGTTGCGATATGCGGGGCAACAAGCATGTTACTACTGTACTCTTTTCTATTTTGTTTCGCGAGTTCTTTGCTAGGGGGCTAGATACCCGAAACGCCGAACAAGATGCCGACACCATACGTAGCGGCCATAGCGATTGCGCCACCAGCTACAACTCGAAGGGTAGCTCGGATAGGATTTGCACCTCCTACTTTTGCACTTAACATACCAGTAATAGCCAATGCAATAATAACGGATGTAAAAGCCACGGGTACGCGGTACGTTGCTGGTGGGAGGAGGATGGCAACAATTGGCACAATAGAGCCTACAGTAAAGGAGGCGGCAGAAGCTACTGCAGCATGCCATGGGTTTGTAAGGTCATCTGGGTCAATGCCAAGCCTTGCATCTGCATGAGCCCTAAAAGCATCATGAGCACTAAGTTCTGAGGCAACCTGAGCGGCTGTAGTCGAAGAAAGACCCTTCGCTTCGTAAATTGCGGCGAGTTCTTGTATTTTTTCGTCTGGGCTATTATTAATCTCATGATTTTGACGATCAAGAAGCGCACGTTCAGAGTCTCTCTGGCTGCTTACCGAAACATATTCGCCTACAGCCATAGACAAAGCGCCTGCTACAATCCCGGCTGTACCAGCGGTAAATATAAAACTGGCCGAATTTGATGCACCAGCGACACCAACAACAAGACCTGCGATCGAAACGATACCATCATTAGCACCCAATACAGCGGCTCGTAACCAATTTAATTTTTGATTTGAACGTTCATTTTTTTCAGTCATATGCTCTGATACCTACAATTAGTTAGTAAAATAAAGAGGTCAAGCTCTTATGTGATTCATCGGGTTGTTCAATACTCAACGCGTGACTCCTTATCTGAATCTAATACCTACTAGTATGTTTTACAAATTTATCGAACTGACATACATAGTTAGGTAGTAAAGATAAGGAATGAGCACTATATAAAAGAGATAAGGCAGAAATGGCTCGGTAATTATAATACTAGTAAAATAGGACTGTTACAAGGGTCATGCTATTGAACGAATGTGGTATCTTCTAGAGCTAACAGCCTTTGTTTGCAATCGGTACCGGCAACATAACCTCCAAGCTGGCCCG includes:
- the alr gene encoding alanine racemase codes for the protein MSIRKSIDSFIRQFEQDFIPQNQIEVSQSAIRHNLSLFSSLTDKQIIPVLKGNAYGHGLALVTQSLKDVNIPYIAVDGYFEALRIREVSKQPVLVMGAISPINFGRMKYDDFTFVVQDVTTVDALGATGKSIKVHLECNTGMNRYGVRRTEINALVRLILSYPNLHLEGVMSHLADSDGEDSMTVDAAVTLFDECVETVLDAGGKPTLFHVAQTAGSLKVHSKYANAMRLGIGLYGINPFSATSPFYKNLHDLKPVLCFTSTVTKVILLEKGDGVSYNYTYKAPKKMKLGIIPAGYYEGVPRALSNVGLIKIGHRYAPIVGRVCMNHTMINLDGIPAKVGDVVEIFSNTTGDRTTVDFIAHDHALFNYSLLTALSGDVRRVLIP
- the mgtA gene encoding magnesium-translocating P-type ATPase; this translates as MIDLSLVKLYQSAPQDILAAVNSTDGGLSAAEAEDRLKLYGLNSIRSKKFNVWKLLWRQIGGNPLVIILASATAISYATGQHTSAYYIFGMIVLSAGLGFWNEFAAERTVRDLLKQVALMAIVSRDGKKMEVPVPELTIGDVVFLSPGSIVPADMRLLEAENLELNQSALTGESKTVYKMSRAFTGQPQGLNDYTNIAFMSTTVASGFGKGVVVAIGKETEFGKIAHVASFIKPETEFQKGLRKFGELIVKVILILTVAIFGINFFLGHAFIDSLLFALAIAVGLTPELLPIIVTISLSHGAGKLAKKHVISKQLIAIENLGNMDILCTDKTGTLTEGRIVVTGTWGSNGKEDPDLIVAGITCNTAIHHHKIVGNAIDVALWEAADKDHIKPDAGSKKVFEEPFDYERRAMFCVVEEHGTRTLIAKGSPDAILALCSKEETEAAHKKVQEFNENGLRLVAIATKTVPAKKDYDWKDMEHATFDGFITFLDVPKKTVASSINKMENLGVELKIVTGDSDLVTKHICEEVGVPVKGIITGADLMKLSNTEQTKIVQEYTVFARVSPSQKLHIIELLRAAGHTVGYMGDGINDIPALHSADVGISVNTAVDVAKDAAPIVLLRKGLDVIAEGIVEGRRTFSNTIKYILMGTSSNFGNMFSAAGASFFLPFLPMSPSQILLNNTLYDVSQVSIPTDNVDPESLRKPRHWDIKFIKYYMLFFGPISSIYDFLTFGMMLWVFHSGQQLFQTGWFVESLATQVLVVFIIRTSRVPFYKSRPSKWLTITCLSVVALGLLLPYSPLSESLGFQMLPPFYFACLLLLVGTYLLLVMYLRKKFLLRFAV
- a CDS encoding VIT family protein, translated to MTEKNERSNQKLNWLRAAVLGANDGIVSIAGLVVGVAGASNSASFIFTAGTAGIVAGALSMAVGEYVSVSSQRDSERALLDRQNHEINNSPDEKIQELAAIYEAKGLSSTTAAQVASELSAHDAFRAHADARLGIDPDDLTNPWHAAVASAASFTVGSIVPIVAILLPPATYRVPVAFTSVIIALAITGMLSAKVGGANPIRATLRVVAGGAIAMAATYGVGILFGVSGI
- a CDS encoding DUF84 family protein — encoded protein: MKLTICGSMHHIEGMREAEKILAQAGYEVDIPNPREGEVDYHILSDAERASLKNTLIKEHLDKITESDAVFIYNEAKKGVAGYIGGNTLMEMAFAYQQNIEIFLLRPAPDLSYADEILGMQPIVIDGDVIQIDQYFKSLPATYVSSKSPIKLSAVSRGMRKAGIKTQVLPLPTESSVSEQPQNIEETYEGANNRHDALEIATKGKSPSPTYLATVESGLYQVHPNHNSFSSTVVVFEKIGEPRKVGVNVELEYPREMTDKIPSVYPDLGVLVQQEYGSNLKDPFPFFTGGKVNRLQLVETAIFNVAAQLIGETK
- a CDS encoding HIT domain-containing protein, whose product is MFGSVFTTLPEIADRTFDENDLAFAFLTKQPITPGHSLIAPKRVVDKFSDLTNAEELAILDLAKKVRLKLESVFHAEGFNYAWNEGKEYGQSVPHFHLHIVPRSKQDTGITEYEPRQFLYRPGSREDSPENELKTIAESLR